One Pirellulales bacterium genomic region harbors:
- a CDS encoding DNA-formamidopyrimidine glycosylase family protein yields MPELPEVETMCRGILPLVGRQVAHVERPPCKRRPIAIRPRIDVFRRRIEGKTIVAVDRAGKRVVIWLGDRQYKARGQEAIVIEPRMTGLVLLTNPPTQEHLRFCLRLFKPASGTPTRSTGESNLLFWDRRGLGSVSLFSAVEFAAKFQGENKTLGPDALRITPAELRQRLHYSRRHIKVALLDQRAIAGIGNLYASEILHVAGIHPAARCHRLRNQQWLRLHAAMHLVLEDAIYYEGSTLSDGTYRNALNEAGGYQNHHRVYDHVGQKCPTCGRGAIQRMVQAQRSTFFCPHCQNR; encoded by the coding sequence ATGCCCGAACTGCCGGAAGTCGAAACCATGTGCCGCGGCATTTTGCCGCTAGTCGGCCGCCAAGTGGCACATGTCGAACGCCCACCGTGCAAGCGACGGCCGATTGCGATCCGCCCACGGATCGATGTGTTCCGCCGCCGCATCGAAGGAAAAACCATCGTAGCGGTTGACCGCGCCGGCAAGCGCGTGGTCATTTGGTTGGGTGACAGGCAATACAAAGCCCGTGGCCAAGAAGCGATTGTCATTGAACCACGTATGACCGGACTGGTGCTGCTGACGAATCCTCCAACCCAAGAACACCTCCGCTTCTGTTTGCGACTTTTCAAGCCTGCCTCAGGAACACCTACCCGATCGACTGGCGAATCCAACCTGCTATTTTGGGATCGTCGCGGACTAGGCTCGGTTTCGCTTTTTTCGGCCGTGGAATTCGCCGCTAAATTTCAGGGTGAAAATAAAACGCTTGGGCCCGACGCATTGCGGATAACGCCAGCCGAACTCCGCCAGCGGTTGCATTACAGTCGGCGACACATCAAAGTGGCGCTGCTCGATCAGCGAGCGATTGCGGGCATCGGCAATTTATACGCCTCAGAAATTTTGCACGTGGCGGGCATTCATCCGGCGGCGCGCTGCCACCGATTGCGCAACCAACAGTGGCTGCGACTGCACGCGGCCATGCACTTGGTTCTGGAAGATGCCATTTATTACGAGGGCTCCACGCTGTCCGACGGCACCTACCGCAACGCGCTGAACGAAGCCGGCGGCTATCAAAATCATCACCGCGTTTACGATCATGTGGGCCAGAAGTGCCCCACCTGCGGCCGCGGCGCCATCCAACGCATGGTGCAAGCCCAGCGCTCGACCTTCTTTTGCCCGCACTGCCAAAATCGGTAA
- a CDS encoding DUF3500 domain-containing protein produces MSQANQNNSQPNRVCPDCESGFEFLTLREFFNRRDFVKTAGAAAATFAAGAVGLPNVIVRAAETGATDPKDASAIPAALATDGNAAKKAPETLVKQLYDSLQPEQRKLVAFDWDYTDDRGLLRTRVSNNWNITKPVIGGEFYSKDQQDIIRAIYEGLFQPDWIPKIDKQLQDDGGGYGHSQSIALFGHPGEGKFEMVMTGRHLTVRVDGHSIDHMAFGGPVFHGHAASGFNEKADHPGNVFWPQALAANQIFDMLDGRQRKAALQSRLPAESSVSFRGADGMFAGIPVSELTHDQREQLDKTMAMMLSPYRNADSDDVRACLQKQGGVEKCSLAFYSAGDLGDDGVWDNWRLEGPSFVWYFRGSPHVHLWINIGDDPSVPTNAQG; encoded by the coding sequence ATGTCTCAAGCGAATCAGAACAATTCTCAACCGAACCGAGTTTGTCCCGATTGCGAATCGGGCTTTGAGTTCCTCACGTTGCGGGAATTTTTTAACCGGCGCGATTTTGTCAAAACCGCCGGCGCCGCGGCGGCCACCTTTGCCGCCGGCGCGGTGGGTTTGCCCAATGTCATTGTCCGTGCGGCCGAAACCGGCGCCACCGATCCGAAAGACGCATCCGCCATTCCCGCGGCTTTAGCGACGGACGGAAACGCTGCGAAGAAAGCCCCGGAAACACTCGTCAAGCAACTGTACGATTCGCTTCAGCCGGAGCAGCGCAAACTCGTGGCTTTCGACTGGGATTACACCGACGACCGCGGCCTCTTGCGAACCCGGGTCAGCAACAACTGGAACATCACCAAGCCAGTCATCGGCGGCGAGTTTTACAGCAAAGACCAGCAGGACATCATCCGCGCCATTTACGAAGGGCTGTTCCAGCCCGATTGGATTCCAAAAATCGACAAGCAATTGCAGGACGACGGCGGCGGCTACGGGCATTCGCAAAGCATCGCGCTGTTCGGCCACCCAGGCGAAGGCAAGTTCGAGATGGTCATGACCGGCCGGCACTTAACGGTGCGCGTGGACGGGCACAGCATCGATCACATGGCTTTCGGCGGGCCGGTTTTTCACGGCCACGCGGCCAGCGGATTCAACGAGAAGGCCGATCACCCCGGCAACGTGTTCTGGCCGCAGGCGCTGGCGGCAAACCAAATTTTCGACATGCTCGACGGCCGTCAGCGCAAAGCCGCGCTGCAAAGCCGGCTGCCGGCCGAATCGTCGGTCAGCTTCCGGGGCGCCGACGGCATGTTCGCCGGCATTCCGGTGAGCGAACTGACGCACGATCAGCGCGAACAGCTCGACAAAACCATGGCGATGATGCTTTCGCCGTATCGCAATGCCGACAGCGACGACGTGCGCGCCTGCTTGCAAAAGCAAGGGGGCGTCGAAAAATGCTCGCTGGCGTTCTATTCCGCCGGCGACCTCGGCGACGATGGCGTGTGGGACAACTGGCGGCTGGAAGGGCCATCCTTCGTGTGGTACTTCCGGGGCTCGCCGCACGTCCACTTGTGGATCAACATCGGCGACGATCCTTCCGTCCCCACTAACGCCCAAGGATGA
- a CDS encoding transposase yields the protein MGNTLAIHWTVTTHGTWLHGDPRGSWRNGKLIGPDPLLHQTASQAMNGDQESLSAHEIDLAAEAFGTVCRNHGHRVLAATIRSTHAHLVFAPLSEPIEKVTGWIKRQSSAAIFGWRRQHGRSTPQHLWTARRFLKYIFDEQHLINTIEYVRRHNLEAGLPADPFPWIESLSTHDI from the coding sequence ATGGGCAATACCCTGGCGATCCACTGGACGGTAACCACGCATGGCACATGGCTGCATGGCGATCCGCGAGGCTCATGGAGAAATGGAAAGTTAATCGGCCCCGATCCGCTGCTGCATCAAACCGCTTCGCAGGCCATGAACGGCGATCAAGAAAGCTTGTCTGCCCACGAAATCGATCTGGCGGCGGAAGCGTTCGGAACAGTTTGTCGAAACCACGGCCATCGCGTGCTGGCAGCTACGATCAGGTCAACGCATGCACACCTGGTGTTCGCACCGCTTTCCGAACCGATTGAAAAAGTCACGGGATGGATCAAACGCCAATCATCCGCAGCGATATTCGGTTGGCGAAGGCAGCACGGCCGCTCAACGCCGCAGCATTTGTGGACAGCACGACGATTCTTGAAATATATTTTTGACGAACAGCATTTGATAAATACCATCGAGTACGTCCGTCGCCACAACTTGGAAGCCGGCTTACCCGCCGATCCGTTTCCATGGATAGAATCGCTTTCAACTCACGATATATAG